The following are from one region of the Amycolatopsis sp. QT-25 genome:
- a CDS encoding histidine phosphatase family protein, translating into MSTPEQEVEYRQHRFSPPPGATEIFLVRHGESAPAKGNAPFDLVDGQADPDLAPEGRDHAERVGRRLADERISALYVTTLRRTSQTAAPLAAKLGLTPELEADLREIHLGDWENGLFRRYTYEGHPIIDQLWREQRWDVIPGAETMESFGGRIRGAIGRIAAANPDRRIAVFTHGGVIGEVFAQASAAKNRFAFLGVDNGSISHLVVSGDDWMVRRFNDTSHLQSPFG; encoded by the coding sequence ATGAGCACCCCTGAGCAGGAAGTCGAATACCGCCAGCACCGGTTCTCACCTCCCCCTGGTGCGACCGAGATCTTCCTTGTCCGCCATGGAGAATCGGCCCCGGCGAAAGGCAACGCGCCGTTCGACCTCGTCGACGGGCAGGCCGACCCGGACCTCGCGCCCGAAGGCAGGGACCACGCCGAGCGGGTGGGCCGCCGGCTGGCGGACGAGCGGATTTCGGCGTTGTACGTGACGACACTGCGCCGGACGTCGCAAACCGCGGCACCGCTGGCCGCGAAGCTCGGGCTCACGCCGGAACTCGAAGCCGACCTGAGGGAGATCCACCTCGGCGACTGGGAGAACGGCCTTTTCCGGCGCTACACCTACGAAGGCCATCCGATCATCGATCAGCTCTGGCGCGAGCAGCGCTGGGACGTCATCCCGGGCGCGGAGACGATGGAGTCGTTCGGCGGGCGGATCCGGGGCGCCATCGGCAGGATCGCGGCGGCCAACCCGGACCGGAGGATCGCCGTGTTCACCCACGGCGGCGTCATCGGCGAGGTCTTCGCGCAGGCCAGCGCCGCGAAGAACCGGTTCGCGTTCCTCGGCGTCGACAACGGCTCGATCTCCCATCTGGTGGTGTCGGGCGACGACTGGATGGTGCGGCGGTTCAACGACACGTCGCATCTTCAGTCGCCTTTCGGCTGA
- a CDS encoding ABC transporter permease, with the protein MTDGAIAFGPVLAVVLAGLAIFGAAVVRFGRLGQGKAVLFAAARAVVQLAVVSLVIVGILESGWLTGVFVLLMFAVAAVTSARRIGVVKELAWVALAIASGVVPVLTLVLATGVVPWRPIAVVPIAGIVIGGAMSATSQAARRALDELVSRYGEYEAALALGFPRRPAALEICRPSAGHALIPALDQTRTVGLVTLPGAYVGVLLGGAGPLQAGVTQVLVLVGLLAAEAVAVLVVVHLVAADRISRKATEDATCR; encoded by the coding sequence ATGACGGATGGTGCGATCGCGTTCGGCCCGGTGCTCGCCGTGGTCTTGGCCGGGCTGGCGATCTTCGGCGCGGCCGTGGTGCGGTTCGGACGGCTGGGACAGGGCAAAGCGGTGCTGTTCGCCGCCGCGCGTGCCGTCGTGCAGCTCGCCGTCGTGTCGCTGGTGATCGTCGGGATCCTGGAATCGGGCTGGCTGACCGGTGTCTTCGTGCTGCTGATGTTCGCTGTCGCCGCGGTCACCTCCGCACGTCGGATCGGCGTGGTGAAGGAGCTGGCGTGGGTCGCGCTCGCCATCGCCTCCGGTGTGGTGCCCGTGCTGACGCTCGTGCTCGCGACCGGGGTCGTCCCGTGGCGGCCCATCGCGGTCGTACCGATCGCCGGGATCGTCATCGGCGGCGCGATGTCCGCGACCTCCCAGGCGGCGAGGCGTGCCCTGGACGAACTCGTGTCCCGGTACGGCGAGTACGAAGCCGCGCTGGCACTGGGCTTCCCGCGTCGCCCGGCCGCACTGGAGATCTGCCGCCCCTCGGCGGGGCACGCGCTGATCCCCGCCCTCGACCAGACCCGGACGGTCGGCCTGGTCACCTTGCCCGGCGCCTACGTCGGTGTCCTCCTCGGTGGCGCCGGGCCGCTGCAGGCCGGGGTGACCCAGGTGCTGGTGCTCGTCGGGCTGCTGGCCGCGGAGGCCGTCGCGGTGCTGGTCGTCGTGCACCTGGTCGCGGCGGACCGGATCAGCCGAAAGGCGACTGAAGATGCGACGTGTCGTTGA
- a CDS encoding MmpS family transport accessory protein: MGVPTATPSASAPGQGAPGRLKPLGTVVVVLGVMAVAVTLTGYVLSKASSRPVQSPPAPRVEQAAAAVRTVLHSVVYELSGAKGAQNVTYVAQGSELRQKTEVTAPWSTTFERESQEGRDEFYSVSAQGSGNGALRCRILVDGEVVSDRTAPAAGASVTCTS, encoded by the coding sequence ATGGGTGTTCCCACCGCGACCCCTTCGGCATCGGCGCCGGGGCAGGGTGCCCCCGGCAGGCTGAAGCCGCTGGGGACGGTCGTGGTCGTGCTGGGCGTGATGGCCGTCGCCGTCACGCTGACCGGTTACGTACTGTCGAAGGCCTCTTCGCGGCCGGTGCAGAGCCCGCCCGCGCCGCGGGTCGAACAGGCCGCGGCCGCCGTGCGCACCGTGCTCCACTCGGTCGTCTACGAACTCTCCGGCGCGAAGGGCGCCCAGAACGTCACCTACGTCGCGCAGGGTTCGGAACTCAGGCAGAAGACCGAGGTGACGGCGCCGTGGAGCACCACTTTCGAGCGCGAGAGCCAGGAAGGCCGCGACGAGTTCTACAGCGTCTCCGCGCAGGGGTCGGGCAACGGCGCGCTGCGGTGCCGGATCCTCGTCGACGGTGAGGTCGTCAGCGACCGCACCGCCCCCGCCGCCGGCGCTTCGGTGACCTGCACGTCCTGA
- a CDS encoding helix-turn-helix domain-containing protein has product MATVYRETTAPAELRGVARCVWEDTGHAPKRIVPDGCVDLVESGGAVFVAGPDTAAWTWETPPGARARGVRFAPGRAGDVLGLGADELRDQRVPLGELWGSEGELQAERVLSGAASLTDVVIERRAGRADRELSALIARLDSGVHRVSAALERFATGERQLRRRFTLAVGYGPATYLRVSRFQRAVGLADTAPDLASLAFSAGYADQAHLSRDCREFSGVKASEFFRARK; this is encoded by the coding sequence ATGGCGACCGTGTATCGGGAGACGACGGCGCCCGCCGAGCTGCGCGGCGTGGCGCGCTGTGTATGGGAGGACACGGGCCACGCGCCGAAGCGGATCGTGCCCGACGGCTGCGTCGACCTGGTGGAGAGCGGCGGTGCGGTCTTCGTCGCCGGGCCGGACACCGCGGCTTGGACCTGGGAGACACCACCCGGCGCCCGGGCTCGCGGCGTGCGGTTCGCGCCCGGCAGGGCGGGTGACGTCCTGGGGCTGGGCGCCGACGAACTGCGCGACCAGCGTGTCCCCCTCGGCGAACTGTGGGGCAGCGAGGGTGAACTGCAAGCCGAGCGAGTGCTCTCCGGCGCCGCTTCGCTGACCGACGTCGTCATCGAACGCCGGGCCGGGCGAGCCGACCGGGAGCTCTCGGCGTTGATCGCCAGGCTGGACAGCGGCGTTCACCGCGTCTCGGCCGCGCTGGAGCGCTTCGCCACCGGGGAACGGCAGTTGCGGCGCCGATTCACCCTCGCGGTGGGCTACGGCCCGGCGACGTACCTGCGCGTGAGCCGGTTCCAGCGCGCCGTCGGGCTCGCGGACACGGCGCCGGATCTCGCCTCACTGGCGTTCTCGGCGGGCTACGCCGATCAGGCTCATCTGAGCCGGGATTGCCGGGAGTTCTCCGGGGTGAAGGCGAGCGAGTTCTTCCGCGCCAGGAAGTGA
- a CDS encoding FGGY-family carbohydrate kinase — MGDPGLVLGIDIGTSGSKGVLVDSRGAVVARAARPHDTSRPRPGWYEHDAETVWWQDFLALTRELSAGAGDHPIIGVSASGIGPVLLPADASGKPLRPAILYGVDTRAFDEIRELTREFGEESIVERGGSALGAQAVGPKWRWLAKHEPEVFARAELFLMASSFLVLRLTGEYVLDHHSASQCDPMYDLREGRWAPDRVAAIAPGVELPRLAWPTEVVGSVTAEAAAETGLPQGIPVTAGTVDAWAEATSVGVTAPGDTMLMYGTTMFLIQTLADPRPGPGLWATRGAFPGTYSLAAGMATSGAITDWLRDLVGGEFGELAAAADEVPAGSRGLLLLPYFAGERTPVPDPDARGIIAGLTTSHGRAELYRAALEGTAYGVRHNLEAMREAGGGTRRFVAVGGGTRGGVWTRIVSDVARIEQEIPAETIGAAFGDAVLASCALGREPDIEAWNPVTEVVRPGADADVYDEFYPHYRALYQSTVDTAHFLARKNSLAFTPENSRQSRLR; from the coding sequence GTGGGCGATCCGGGCCTGGTGCTCGGCATCGACATCGGCACTTCCGGCTCCAAAGGCGTCCTCGTCGATTCCCGGGGTGCCGTCGTGGCGCGGGCTGCCCGGCCGCACGACACTTCCCGGCCCCGTCCCGGCTGGTACGAACACGACGCCGAAACCGTGTGGTGGCAGGATTTCCTGGCGCTGACGAGAGAACTTTCCGCCGGTGCCGGGGATCATCCCATCATCGGAGTGTCGGCCAGTGGGATCGGGCCGGTGCTGCTGCCCGCCGACGCTTCCGGAAAACCGTTGCGCCCGGCGATCCTTTACGGCGTCGACACCCGCGCATTCGACGAAATCCGCGAATTGACTCGGGAATTCGGTGAAGAATCCATTGTGGAACGCGGTGGGAGCGCACTCGGCGCACAGGCCGTCGGGCCGAAATGGCGCTGGCTCGCCAAGCACGAGCCGGAGGTGTTCGCACGAGCGGAACTCTTCCTGATGGCGAGTTCGTTCCTCGTGCTGCGGCTGACCGGTGAGTACGTCCTCGACCACCATTCCGCGAGCCAATGCGACCCGATGTACGACTTGCGCGAGGGCCGCTGGGCGCCGGACCGGGTCGCCGCGATCGCTCCCGGCGTCGAGCTGCCCAGGCTCGCGTGGCCGACCGAGGTGGTCGGCTCGGTCACCGCCGAAGCGGCCGCGGAAACCGGCCTGCCCCAAGGGATCCCGGTGACGGCGGGCACGGTGGACGCCTGGGCCGAGGCGACCAGCGTCGGGGTCACCGCGCCCGGGGACACGATGCTCATGTACGGCACCACGATGTTCCTGATCCAGACGCTCGCCGACCCCCGGCCCGGACCGGGACTGTGGGCGACCCGAGGCGCTTTCCCCGGCACCTATTCGCTCGCGGCGGGGATGGCCACGTCCGGTGCGATCACCGACTGGCTGCGGGACCTCGTCGGCGGCGAGTTCGGTGAACTGGCCGCGGCGGCGGACGAGGTCCCGGCGGGCAGCCGCGGGTTGCTGTTGCTGCCGTACTTCGCGGGAGAACGGACGCCCGTGCCCGATCCGGACGCGAGAGGCATCATCGCCGGGCTCACCACTTCCCACGGCCGTGCCGAGCTGTATCGCGCGGCGCTGGAAGGCACGGCCTACGGGGTGCGGCACAACCTCGAAGCCATGCGGGAAGCCGGTGGCGGCACCCGCCGGTTCGTCGCCGTCGGCGGTGGAACGCGGGGTGGTGTGTGGACGCGGATCGTCAGCGACGTCGCGCGAATCGAACAGGAGATCCCCGCGGAGACCATCGGCGCCGCGTTCGGCGACGCCGTCCTCGCGTCCTGCGCTCTCGGGCGCGAACCGGACATCGAAGCCTGGAACCCGGTCACCGAGGTCGTCCGGCCCGGCGCGGACGCCGATGTCTACGATGAGTTCTACCCGCACTACCGAGCCCTCTATCAGTCTACAGTGGACACCGCTCACTTCCTGGCGCGGAAGAACTCGCTCGCCTTCACCCCGGAGAACTCCCGGCAATCCCGGCTCAGATGA
- a CDS encoding LacI family DNA-binding transcriptional regulator, protein MATINDVAAKAGVSTATVSRTLNGKSTVDPVLAARVQAAAAELGYHPNGLARNLRRQETAVLALIISDVENPFFTAIARGVEDIAQTAGYSVVLCNADDNEEKERRYLDVALQERVAGVVLSPTGRATNVDRLTERGTPVVAVDRPLLKNSGDQVLVDTRLAARDATRHLLDGGYRRVACVSGPAGVRTAEDRLAGYTDAVGEENALTRRAEFRADGGRRAALGLLDEPEPPDALLVGNSTMAIGVLEALAARGLRSGQDVGIVSFDDAPWTTLIDPPLTVVAQPANEVGKVAAELLLARIGDSTRTATTTTLQAKLIVRRSSRRD, encoded by the coding sequence GTGGCCACCATCAACGACGTGGCGGCGAAGGCCGGGGTCTCGACGGCGACCGTGTCGAGGACATTGAACGGGAAGTCCACTGTGGACCCGGTACTCGCGGCACGGGTGCAGGCGGCCGCCGCGGAGTTGGGTTACCACCCGAACGGGCTCGCGAGGAATCTGCGTCGCCAGGAGACGGCGGTGCTCGCCCTCATCATCTCCGACGTGGAGAACCCGTTCTTCACCGCGATCGCCCGCGGCGTGGAGGACATCGCGCAGACCGCGGGCTATTCGGTGGTGCTGTGCAACGCCGACGACAACGAGGAGAAGGAGCGGCGCTACCTCGACGTCGCCCTCCAAGAGCGGGTCGCCGGCGTGGTGCTCTCCCCCACCGGCCGGGCCACCAACGTCGACCGGCTGACCGAGCGCGGCACGCCCGTGGTCGCCGTCGACCGGCCGCTGCTGAAGAACAGCGGCGACCAGGTGCTGGTCGACACCCGGCTCGCCGCCCGCGACGCGACGCGGCACCTGCTCGACGGCGGCTACCGGCGCGTCGCGTGCGTCAGCGGGCCTGCCGGCGTGCGCACGGCCGAAGACCGGCTGGCGGGTTACACCGACGCCGTCGGCGAGGAGAACGCGCTCACCCGGCGGGCCGAGTTCCGCGCCGACGGCGGCAGGCGCGCCGCGCTCGGCCTGCTCGACGAACCCGAGCCGCCGGACGCGCTGCTGGTCGGCAACAGCACGATGGCGATCGGTGTTCTCGAAGCCCTGGCCGCACGCGGCCTGCGCTCGGGGCAGGACGTGGGGATCGTGTCGTTCGACGACGCGCCGTGGACGACGCTGATCGACCCGCCGCTGACGGTGGTCGCCCAGCCCGCGAACGAGGTGGGCAAGGTCGCCGCCGAACTGCTGCTCGCGCGGATCGGCGACAGCACGCGCACGGCCACGACGACCACGTTGCAGGCGAAGCTGATCGTGCGCCGGAGTTCACGGCGCGACTGA
- a CDS encoding DNA-binding protein, translating into MSIALENVLAKAGLKVDANEFLNLVEDAARRLTPPNPDPSHYFSTDQRAALTDVGLDLSPHGEDEPDFRARTVAAHAVLADSALSVLEAAKTLGVDDSRIRHRLKEGRLTGWKDQGWRLPAWQFAGSGVLPGLEVVLRAVPEDQPALVVAAFMSTPQADLVINDHPATPRQWLLSGGDPEHVARLVSTLGSPF; encoded by the coding sequence ATGTCGATAGCGCTCGAGAACGTTCTCGCCAAGGCCGGCCTCAAGGTCGACGCCAACGAGTTCCTGAACCTCGTCGAGGACGCTGCGCGGCGGCTGACCCCACCGAACCCCGATCCATCGCATTACTTCTCGACGGATCAGCGCGCCGCGCTCACCGACGTCGGCCTGGATCTCTCCCCCCACGGCGAGGACGAACCGGACTTCCGTGCCCGCACGGTCGCCGCGCACGCCGTGCTCGCCGATTCCGCGCTGAGCGTGCTGGAGGCGGCGAAGACACTGGGCGTGGACGACAGCCGCATCAGACACCGCCTGAAGGAGGGCAGGCTCACCGGCTGGAAGGATCAGGGCTGGCGGCTGCCCGCCTGGCAGTTCGCCGGCTCCGGGGTGCTGCCCGGCCTGGAGGTCGTGCTGCGCGCGGTCCCCGAGGACCAGCCCGCGCTCGTCGTCGCCGCGTTCATGAGCACTCCACAGGCCGATCTGGTGATCAACGACCATCCCGCCACACCGCGCCAATGGCTTCTCTCCGGCGGCGACCCCGAGCACGTCGCGAGACTGGTGTCCACGCTGGGTTCGCCGTTCTGA
- a CDS encoding RES family NAD+ phosphorylase, with amino-acid sequence MARLPLPPARSVLVKELHRTNDVVTVHPGTRLVRIFTAHGNHPQQWNSFRYSGPLPHGRFDPQTPGRGGRPVTDPGNGVLYFGLTVRTSIAEVFQTTSTVDRKSRGPRLVVVRPTRTLRLLDLAGLWPTRVGASQEISSGPKKITQAWARAIRAAFGDLDGVWYRSSMDSGGPALALWDPPAGSSLPVAPDVLLPLDHPGLDVPLGRVCEELNYTLLS; translated from the coding sequence ATGGCCCGGCTCCCCCTGCCGCCCGCACGCTCTGTCCTGGTCAAGGAGCTGCACCGCACCAACGACGTGGTGACGGTGCACCCCGGCACCAGGCTGGTCAGGATCTTCACCGCGCACGGCAATCACCCCCAGCAGTGGAACTCGTTCCGCTACAGCGGCCCGCTCCCGCACGGCCGTTTCGACCCGCAGACCCCCGGTCGCGGCGGTCGCCCGGTCACCGACCCCGGAAACGGCGTCCTGTACTTCGGCCTCACCGTGCGCACGAGCATCGCGGAGGTCTTCCAGACCACCTCGACGGTCGACCGCAAATCCCGCGGCCCGCGCCTGGTCGTCGTCCGGCCGACCCGCACGCTGCGACTGCTCGACCTCGCCGGCCTGTGGCCGACCCGCGTCGGCGCCTCGCAGGAGATCTCCAGCGGTCCGAAGAAGATCACCCAAGCGTGGGCGCGTGCCATCCGCGCCGCCTTCGGCGACCTCGACGGTGTCTGGTATCGATCGTCCATGGACTCCGGCGGCCCCGCGCTCGCGCTGTGGGATCCGCCGGCCGGGTCCTCACTGCCGGTCGCGCCGGACGTGCTGCTCCCGTTGGACCACCCCGGGCTCGACGTCCCGCTGGGCCGGGTGTGCGAAGAGCTGAACTACACGCTGCTCAGCTGA
- a CDS encoding S9 family peptidase — protein sequence MRPVDIEALTVPGIPALRGDLLLTAVSRPDLKTNSYRVGLRRVDQGGGGEGPWTHGTKDSAPAISPDGRWVAFLRAGEGAGRAAKPQVHLIPAAGGDAKRITDLPLGVGAPVWAPDSRRMAFVARVPEPGRYGTENADGETPEPAEEAPRHITKLFYRVDGAGFLDDRPQRLFVMDAVTASDEDAPAELTPLTDDRADVDHPSWTVDGEHVLITAPRGWAAEDTVRTDVYAVPAGGGEPRLLVRTPGTADRPVAAPDGSILFYGTEFPGLEDVARNTGLWHAPWPYGAEPSPARRLTDVETVDCESAASPPVVLGDEVLVVVRTRGAAELHAVPLDAELAELKSLRYLAGERAAVKSFAVDGTRIVAVIETPESSGDVVLLSDEGPRVLTDYSKALRDIGILPLEELDTTAPDGYPVHGWVVRPEGAGPHPVVLMIHGGPFAPYEWKVFDEAQVLAAAGYAVVLGNPRGSAGYGESHGRSIVHGFGTVDADDLLALLDEALKMSDLDSERVGVMGGSYGGFMTSWLAAHHGGRFRAAWSERAVNAWDSFVGSSDIGWFFAGGYVGDDPEEQRKRSPLTYAGKIDIPFMVAHSEQDWRCPLEQAQRMYVALRQNGVPAELLLFPGEGHELTRSGLPRHRVQRFDAVLEWWGRHL from the coding sequence GTGCGTCCCGTTGACATCGAAGCCCTGACGGTCCCCGGCATCCCCGCGTTGCGTGGCGACCTGCTGCTCACCGCGGTGAGCAGGCCTGATCTGAAGACGAACAGCTACCGCGTCGGCCTGCGCAGGGTCGACCAGGGCGGCGGCGGGGAAGGGCCGTGGACCCACGGGACCAAGGACTCCGCCCCCGCCATCTCCCCGGACGGCCGGTGGGTCGCCTTCCTCCGGGCGGGGGAGGGGGCCGGGCGAGCGGCCAAGCCGCAGGTGCACTTGATCCCCGCGGCCGGGGGTGACGCGAAGCGGATCACCGACCTTCCCCTCGGCGTGGGGGCCCCGGTCTGGGCACCCGATTCCCGCCGGATGGCCTTCGTCGCCCGCGTGCCCGAGCCGGGCCGCTACGGCACGGAGAACGCGGATGGCGAAACGCCGGAGCCCGCTGAAGAAGCCCCTCGGCACATCACGAAACTCTTCTACCGGGTCGACGGCGCCGGTTTCCTCGACGACCGTCCACAGCGTCTGTTCGTCATGGACGCCGTCACCGCGTCGGACGAGGACGCGCCCGCCGAGCTCACCCCGCTGACCGACGACCGCGCCGACGTCGACCATCCCTCGTGGACGGTCGACGGCGAGCACGTCCTGATCACCGCGCCGCGTGGCTGGGCCGCCGAAGACACCGTTCGGACGGACGTCTACGCCGTGCCCGCCGGCGGTGGCGAACCCCGGCTCCTGGTCCGGACCCCGGGCACCGCCGATCGGCCGGTCGCCGCCCCGGACGGTTCGATCCTGTTCTACGGCACCGAATTCCCGGGCCTGGAGGACGTCGCCCGGAACACCGGGCTCTGGCACGCGCCATGGCCGTACGGTGCCGAACCCTCGCCCGCACGGCGGCTGACCGACGTCGAAACGGTGGACTGCGAGAGTGCGGCAAGCCCTCCTGTCGTCCTCGGCGACGAGGTCCTCGTCGTGGTCCGCACCCGCGGCGCCGCCGAACTGCACGCCGTTCCCCTCGACGCCGAGCTCGCCGAGCTGAAGTCGTTGCGCTACCTCGCGGGCGAGCGCGCCGCGGTGAAGTCGTTCGCCGTCGACGGCACGCGGATCGTCGCGGTGATCGAAACACCCGAGAGTTCCGGTGACGTCGTGCTGCTGTCGGACGAAGGTCCCCGTGTGCTCACCGACTACTCGAAGGCGTTGCGGGACATCGGGATCCTGCCGCTGGAGGAACTGGACACGACCGCTCCCGACGGCTACCCGGTGCACGGCTGGGTCGTCCGGCCTGAGGGGGCGGGGCCGCATCCCGTGGTCCTGATGATCCACGGTGGTCCGTTCGCGCCGTACGAATGGAAGGTCTTCGACGAGGCCCAAGTGCTCGCGGCAGCGGGCTACGCCGTCGTTCTGGGGAACCCGCGCGGTTCCGCGGGCTACGGCGAAAGCCACGGCCGGAGCATCGTCCACGGCTTCGGCACCGTGGACGCGGACGATCTGCTGGCACTGCTGGACGAAGCGCTGAAGATGTCCGATTTGGACAGTGAGCGCGTCGGTGTCATGGGTGGTTCGTACGGCGGTTTCATGACCAGCTGGCTCGCCGCGCACCACGGCGGCCGGTTCCGTGCCGCGTGGAGCGAGCGCGCGGTCAACGCCTGGGACTCGTTCGTCGGCAGTTCCGACATCGGCTGGTTCTTCGCCGGGGGTTACGTCGGCGACGATCCCGAAGAGCAGCGCAAGCGCAGCCCGCTGACCTACGCCGGGAAGATCGACATCCCGTTCATGGTCGCGCATTCCGAGCAGGACTGGCGATGCCCACTGGAGCAGGCGCAGCGGATGTACGTGGCGCTGCGGCAGAACGGCGTCCCGGCCGAGTTGCTGCTGTTCCCCGGTGAGGGGCACGAACTGACGCGTTCGGGGCTGCCGCGGCACCGCGTGCAACGGTTCGACGCGGTGCTGGAGTGGTGGGGGCGCCACCTCTGA
- a CDS encoding TerC family protein — protein MSVPLWLWIATVGGLLALIALDLVIVDRKPHEVTTGEAARWVIFYVAVAVAFGIGVWIFGGHDPGVEFFTGYITEYSLSVDNLFIFMIIMTSFKVPAIHQHRVLLIGILLALAMRSVFIAVGAALIAQFVWVFFLFGAVLIWTAISMVRNKDEEEEYEENALTRWVRKLFPVTNEWHGHKSFVKKDGKRWITPMFLVIVAIGSADLLFAVDSIPAIFGITQEAFLVFTANAFALMGLRQLYFLLGGLVTKLVYLSYGLAVILAFIGAKLFLHALHEYHVVPDWLDINNWVSLSVIVVVLTVTTVASLAKAKKLEAADQDSSISS, from the coding sequence ATGTCTGTTCCCCTGTGGCTATGGATCGCCACGGTCGGCGGTCTGCTCGCGCTGATCGCACTCGACCTGGTCATCGTCGATCGCAAGCCGCATGAGGTCACCACCGGCGAAGCCGCCCGGTGGGTCATCTTCTACGTCGCCGTGGCCGTCGCGTTCGGCATCGGCGTTTGGATCTTCGGGGGACACGACCCGGGTGTCGAGTTCTTCACCGGGTACATCACCGAGTACTCGCTGAGCGTCGACAACCTGTTCATCTTCATGATCATCATGACCTCGTTCAAGGTGCCCGCGATCCATCAGCACCGGGTACTGCTGATCGGCATCCTGCTTGCGCTCGCCATGCGCAGCGTGTTCATCGCCGTGGGCGCCGCGCTGATCGCGCAGTTCGTCTGGGTCTTCTTCCTCTTCGGCGCCGTCCTCATCTGGACCGCGATCAGCATGGTCCGCAACAAGGACGAAGAAGAGGAATACGAGGAGAACGCGCTCACCCGCTGGGTGCGCAAGCTCTTCCCGGTCACCAACGAGTGGCACGGGCACAAGTCCTTCGTGAAGAAGGACGGCAAGCGCTGGATCACCCCGATGTTCCTGGTGATCGTCGCGATCGGCAGCGCGGACCTGCTGTTCGCCGTCGACTCGATCCCGGCCATCTTCGGCATCACGCAGGAGGCCTTCCTGGTCTTCACCGCCAACGCGTTCGCGCTGATGGGCCTGCGCCAGCTGTACTTCCTGCTCGGTGGCCTGGTCACCAAACTGGTGTACCTGTCCTACGGCCTCGCGGTGATCCTCGCCTTCATCGGCGCCAAGCTGTTCCTGCACGCACTGCACGAGTACCACGTGGTGCCGGACTGGCTGGACATCAACAACTGGGTCTCCCTGAGCGTCATCGTCGTGGTCCTGACGGTGACGACGGTGGCCAGCCTCGCCAAGGCGAAGAAGCTGGAAGCCGCTGACCAGGACTCTTCAATCAGTAGTTAG